The Bacillota bacterium genome includes a window with the following:
- a CDS encoding sugar ABC transporter substrate-binding protein, with amino-acid sequence MRRTRLRVPGLFLAALALALLVGACATRQQPPEAGSAQEPINIAIFTPVRANAYDQAYIDGANSKAAEYNVRIDVFSCEFNTQEQINQMQDAITAAKYKAFIVHANDSNAIVPAVQEAVAKGIVVIGIEYPIGPDTRSLKPYPPGVKCIIGCTGWSIGTWLGKAVVQASEGKDPCKVAYLIGAQSLTIDQDRFEGLKSVIKDHPNIQITAFQEGQYRRDVSREIMQNVFQAQPDISVVVSSGDQMTLGAYDAAKEAGLEKQIKFIGNGCSKEGWQAIKNGEMFASYANIPYTEGQLAVEMAVKALRGETVPESINLEDMRPPLPAEGPLITQQNCDSFQPQW; translated from the coding sequence ATGAGGAGAACTCGGTTGCGCGTACCGGGGCTGTTCCTGGCGGCGTTGGCCCTTGCCCTCCTGGTAGGTGCTTGTGCCACGCGCCAGCAACCACCCGAGGCTGGTTCTGCGCAAGAACCAATTAACATCGCAATATTCACCCCCGTTCGGGCGAACGCGTATGACCAGGCGTACATCGACGGAGCCAATAGTAAGGCGGCGGAATATAACGTGCGTATAGACGTGTTCTCGTGCGAGTTCAACACCCAGGAGCAGATCAACCAAATGCAAGATGCTATCACAGCGGCCAAGTACAAAGCATTCATCGTACATGCCAACGACAGTAACGCTATTGTGCCCGCCGTTCAGGAAGCCGTGGCGAAAGGTATCGTGGTCATTGGAATCGAGTACCCGATTGGCCCTGATACGCGATCGCTCAAGCCGTATCCGCCCGGGGTCAAGTGCATAATCGGCTGCACCGGTTGGTCGATCGGGACGTGGCTGGGCAAGGCGGTGGTACAGGCAAGCGAGGGTAAAGACCCTTGCAAGGTTGCGTACTTGATAGGCGCGCAGTCCCTCACCATCGACCAGGACCGGTTTGAAGGGCTGAAGTCGGTCATCAAGGATCATCCCAACATTCAAATCACGGCCTTCCAGGAGGGGCAGTACCGTCGGGATGTGTCTCGTGAGATCATGCAGAACGTCTTCCAGGCGCAACCAGACATCAGCGTAGTGGTTTCCTCAGGTGATCAGATGACGCTCGGCGCTTATGACGCGGCCAAGGAGGCGGGGCTGGAGAAGCAGATCAAGTTCATCGGCAATGGATGTAGCAAGGAAGGCTGGCAAGCCATTAAGAACGGAGAGATGTTCGCCAGCTACGCCAATATTCCATATACGGAGGGGCAGTTGGCGGTCGAGATGGCCGTCAAGGCGCTTCGGGGTGAAACGGTGCCGGAGTCGATCAACCTGGAGGACATGCGGCCCCCGTTGCCGGCCGAAGGTCCTCTGATTACACAGCAGAACTGCGACAGCTTCCAACCCCAGTGGTAG
- a CDS encoding DUF3830 family protein, with the protein MRSVRLGAPLHQDDFSGRCAVVGRRIKFVFGRGGEVRADLLEGEAPKVCSAIWVLLPVRAWALHSRWSGREVNFPINTGQCKPPRENLSLYVSRGDVAYWRLEGSDERPEALALYYGAEEARDWRGQQPVSIFARVVPEDLSVLEEVGLRIWQQGGEPVLVEVCSA; encoded by the coding sequence GTGCGGAGCGTAAGGCTCGGGGCACCCCTGCACCAAGATGACTTCTCGGGAAGGTGCGCGGTCGTGGGGCGCCGGATAAAGTTCGTATTCGGCCGGGGTGGAGAGGTGCGGGCGGACCTGCTGGAAGGAGAAGCGCCGAAAGTCTGTAGCGCTATCTGGGTCTTGCTACCTGTACGCGCGTGGGCTCTGCATTCCCGCTGGTCAGGAAGGGAGGTCAACTTCCCCATCAATACGGGCCAATGCAAGCCTCCGCGCGAGAACCTATCGCTTTATGTCAGCAGGGGTGATGTGGCCTACTGGCGCCTGGAGGGCAGTGATGAGCGACCGGAGGCGTTGGCTCTCTACTACGGTGCGGAAGAGGCCCGGGACTGGCGCGGTCAGCAGCCGGTCAGCATCTTTGCTCGCGTGGTGCCGGAGGATCTCAGTGTCCTGGAGGAGGTGGGTCTGCGCATCTGGCAGCAAGGTGGAGAGCCAGTGCTGGTGGAAGTGTGCAGCGCGTAG
- a CDS encoding XRE family transcriptional regulator, with amino-acid sequence MVQSAAEMVGERLRQLRKAKKWTLKETAEASGLSVSFISDIERGEAAPTLTSLERLARALGVGLEALFALPAHAAQVTRADELPTVEAWRGDVIYYRLSSTAIENRKLECLVVKLLPSPRWLRAQPYSHEGEEFGYVLKGTLTMVFHDSEVELRPGDSIHLPSTLPHIWQNRTQEEVVAIWVITPAIH; translated from the coding sequence GTGGTGCAATCTGCGGCCGAAATGGTTGGAGAGCGCCTGCGCCAGCTGCGGAAGGCGAAGAAGTGGACGTTAAAGGAGACGGCTGAGGCAAGCGGGTTATCGGTGAGTTTCATTTCTGACATCGAGCGGGGTGAGGCAGCTCCGACTTTGACTTCGCTGGAAAGGTTGGCTCGGGCTTTGGGGGTGGGCCTCGAGGCACTGTTCGCACTACCTGCGCACGCTGCCCAGGTCACGAGAGCCGACGAACTCCCCACAGTAGAGGCCTGGCGGGGGGACGTAATCTACTACCGGCTGTCCAGCACCGCCATCGAGAACCGGAAACTGGAGTGCCTCGTTGTCAAGCTACTTCCGTCCCCTCGGTGGTTGCGGGCTCAACCTTATTCCCACGAAGGTGAAGAGTTCGGCTACGTGCTCAAAGGGACGCTGACCATGGTGTTTCACGACTCGGAAGTGGAACTGAGGCCGGGAGACAGCATTCACCTACCTTCGACCCTTCCCCACATTTGGCAGAACCGGACTCAGGAAGAAGTGGTGGCCATCTGGGTAATCACGCCAGCCATACACTAA